A single Chanos chanos chromosome 8, fChaCha1.1, whole genome shotgun sequence DNA region contains:
- the oxr1a gene encoding oxidation resistance protein 1a isoform X4 gives MDYILSFTGSSARAVRDAISNRIWPAQAREVHFKDYSDSPGSSSESKDTLTSDTGQKKTPEKKDGRRMSFQRPKGTIEYSVESRDTLNSIALKFDTTPNELVQLNKLFSRAVVPGQVLYVPDPEYVSSVGSSPSLSPISPLSPTSSEADLEKVTDSDGVPRSDAPPPPAFTALRPSRVVSSTSEEEEALTEKFLKINCKYITDGKGAVSGVLLVTPNNIMFDPHRTDPLVLERGCEEYGIMCPLEEVQSAAVYREIIDSKIRESVSQELELLFLGHVPSQQMELRLREGYDSASTAPRSTEGSLSEDVFTESELSPIREELQSTEELHQDDKSSGASTESVQTVSQAPQTEAIQGSTSQGKKEEMPKTKVEEEKEEERKKEEEGESASNTAQPKASLGSKQHSQEQPPSTPTSRDQPEPHCQAEGTSSRPGSQSSAPGVSNPTGQEKGPNGAKLSREGTRDSETDVEELRKMWKSHTMQQAKEQRENVQQTQRETTSAKESHRQSSAEGPQVSAERQKSKPYKFLCLRVGKAMKKTFVSNASASMQQYAQRDRKHEYWFAVPQERSDHLYLFFVQWSPDMYGEGMGSISGEPGFIVVKRIEESETSEEQPATDNSTKEWEITTKEEVNSKHGTSITANLEPETFKPNLNEPSDLLEPEQIEKLAKHLPPRTIGYPWTLAFSTSKHGMSIKTLYRAMQGQDTPVLLVIKDSDGQVFGALASEPFKVSEGFYGTGETFLFTFYPEFEVYKWTGDNMFFIKGDMDSLAFGGGSGEFGIWLDGDLYHGRSHSCKTFGNPMLSMKEDFFVQDIEIWSFE, from the exons ACACCGGCCAGAAGAAGACTCCGGAGAAGAAGGATGGACGTCGCATGTCGTTCCAGAGACCCAAGGGGACCATCGAGTATTCC GTGGAATCGCGGGACACTCTGAACAGCATTGCACTGAAGTTTGACACCACCCCCAATGAGCTTGTTCAGCTAAACAAACTCTTCTCCAGAGCGGTGGTCCCTGGCCAG GTTCTATATGTTCCTGACCCTGAGTATGTCTCCAGTGTGGGCAGCTCACCCTCCCTCAGTCCCATCAGCCCCCTGTCTCCCACTTCCTCTGAAGCCGACCTAGAGAAGGTGACG gaTTCTGATGGCGTTCCTCGTTCCGACGCCCCGCCGCCTCCGGCGTTCACCGCCCTGCGACCCTCCCGTGTGGTCTCATCCACCTCGGAGGAAGAGGAAGCGTTGACGGAGAAGTTCCTTAAAATCAACTGCAAGTACATCACAGATGGcaag GGTGCAGTCAGTGGGGTGCTACTGGTGACGCCAAACAACATCATGTTTGACCCTCACCGGACCGACCCACTGGTTCTGGAGCGCGGCTGCGAGGAGTACGGAATCATGTGCCCTTTGGAAGAGGTCCAGTCTGCTGCCGTCTACCGAGAGATCATAGACAGCAAGATCCGCGAGTCTGTGTCCCA GGAACTGGAGCTCCTGTTTTTGGGACATGTCCCCTCCCAGCAGATGGAGCTGCGGCTAAGGGAGGGATACGATAGCGCCAGCACAGCTCCCCGCAGCACCGAGGGCTCCCTCTCTGAGGACGTGTTCACCGAATCAGAGCTCTCGCCCATCCGCGAGGAGCTCCAGTCAACTGAGGAGCTTCATCAGGACGACAAGTCCTCAGGAGCCTCCACAGAATCTGTCCAGACCGTTAGTCAGGCACCACAGACAGAAGCCATCCAGGGCTCCACCAGCCAGGGCAAAAAGGAGGAGATGCCCAAAACCAAggtagaggaggagaaggaggaggagaggaagaaggaggaagagggagaatcAGCCAGCAACACTGCCCAACCCAAAGCCTCCCTGGGATCCAAACAGCACAGCCAGGAGCAGCCTCCAAGCACACCCACCAGCAGGGACCAGCCGGAGCCGCACTGCCAGGCCGAGGGCACCAGCTCCCGCCCAGGCTCACAGAGCTCAGCCCCAGGGGTATCCAACCCCACAGGCCAGGAGAAAGGCCCCAATGGGGCCAAGCTCAGCAGAGAGGGCACCAGGGATTCAGAGACAGACGTGGAGGAACTTAGAAAGATGTGGAAGAGTCACACTATGCAACAAGCCAAGGAGCAAAGGGAGAATGTACAGCAGACGCAGAGGGAGACGACTTCAGCCAAGGAGAGCCACAGACAGAGCTCAGCAGAGG GGCCCCAAGTCTCCGCGGAGAGACAGAAGTCCAAGCCTTATAAGTTCCTGTGTTTGCGGGTGGGCAAAGCCATGAAGAAGACGTTTGTGTCCAATGCTAGCGCCTCCATGCAGCAGTACGCCCAGCGAGACCGCAAGCACGAGTACTGGTTCGCAGTGCCCCAGGAGAG gtCAGACCacctgtatttgttttttgtccagTGGAGCCCAGATATGTATGGAGAAGGAATGGGAAGCATAAGTGGTGAGCCAGGGTTTATTGTGGTGAAAAGAATCGAAGAATCAGAAACCAGCGAAGAGCAACCAGCAACAGATAATTCAACCAAGGAATGGGAG ATCACTACCAAGGAAGAAGTCAACTCCAAGCATGGCACATCCATCACAGCCAACCTGGAGCCGGAGACATTTAAACCCAACCTGAACGAGCCCAGCGACCTGCTGGAGCCTGAGCAGATAGAGAAG CTTGCAAAGCACCTCCCTCCCAGAACCATAGGCTACCCGTGGACCCTGGCCTTCAGCACGTCTAAACATGGCATGAGTATAAAGACCCTATACAGGGCCATGCAGGGCCAGGACACTCCTGTCCTCCTGGTCATTAAAGACAGCGATGGTCAG GTGTTTGGTGCATTAGCCTCAGAGCCATTTAAAGTCAGCGAAGGCTTTTATGGGACTGGAGAAACCTTTCTGTTTACGTTCTATCCAGAATTTGAG GTGTACAAATGGACAGGTGATAACATGTTCTTCATCAAAGGAGACATGGACTCCTTAGCTTTTGGAGGAGGAAG cggCGAATTTGGTATTTGGCTGGATGGAGATCTCTACCATGGTAGAAGCCACTCATGTAAAACCTTTGGCAACCCCATGCTTTCCATGAAGGAGGATTTCTTTGTGCAAGACATTGAGATCTGGTCCTTTGAATAA
- the oxr1a gene encoding oxidation resistance protein 1a isoform X3, translated as MDYILSFTGSSARAVRDAISNRIWPAQAREVHFKDYSDSPGSSSESKDTLTSDTGQKKTPEKKDGRRMSFQRPKGTIEYSVESRDTLNSIALKFDTTPNELVQLNKLFSRAVVPGQVLYVPDPEYVSSVGSSPSLSPISPLSPTSSEADLEKVTDSDGVPRSDAPPPPAFTALRPSRVVSSTSEEEEALTEKFLKINCKYITDGKGAVSGVLLVTPNNIMFDPHRTDPLVLERGCEEYGIMCPLEEVQSAAVYREIIDSKIREELELLFLGHVPSQQMELRLREGYDSASTAPRSTEGSLSEDVFTESELSPIREELQSTEELHQDDKSSGASTESVQTVSQAPQTEAIQGSTSQGKKEEMPKTKVEEEKEEERKKEEEGESASNTAQPKASLGSKQHSQEQPPSTPTSRDQPEPHCQAEGTSSRPGSQSSAPGVSNPTGQEKGPNGAKLSREGTRDSETDVEELRKMWKSHTMQQAKEQRENVQQTQRETTSAKESHRQSSAEGPQVSAERQKSKPYKFLCLRVGKAMKKTFVSNASASMQQYAQRDRKHEYWFAVPQERSDHLYLFFVQWSPDMYGEGMGSISGEPGFIVVKRIEESETSEEQPATDNSTKEWEVVSLTEYHRRIDALNSEDLRSLCKRLQITTKEEVNSKHGTSITANLEPETFKPNLNEPSDLLEPEQIEKLAKHLPPRTIGYPWTLAFSTSKHGMSIKTLYRAMQGQDTPVLLVIKDSDGQVFGALASEPFKVSEGFYGTGETFLFTFYPEFEVYKWTGDNMFFIKGDMDSLAFGGGSGEFGIWLDGDLYHGRSHSCKTFGNPMLSMKEDFFVQDIEIWSFE; from the exons ACACCGGCCAGAAGAAGACTCCGGAGAAGAAGGATGGACGTCGCATGTCGTTCCAGAGACCCAAGGGGACCATCGAGTATTCC GTGGAATCGCGGGACACTCTGAACAGCATTGCACTGAAGTTTGACACCACCCCCAATGAGCTTGTTCAGCTAAACAAACTCTTCTCCAGAGCGGTGGTCCCTGGCCAG GTTCTATATGTTCCTGACCCTGAGTATGTCTCCAGTGTGGGCAGCTCACCCTCCCTCAGTCCCATCAGCCCCCTGTCTCCCACTTCCTCTGAAGCCGACCTAGAGAAGGTGACG gaTTCTGATGGCGTTCCTCGTTCCGACGCCCCGCCGCCTCCGGCGTTCACCGCCCTGCGACCCTCCCGTGTGGTCTCATCCACCTCGGAGGAAGAGGAAGCGTTGACGGAGAAGTTCCTTAAAATCAACTGCAAGTACATCACAGATGGcaag GGTGCAGTCAGTGGGGTGCTACTGGTGACGCCAAACAACATCATGTTTGACCCTCACCGGACCGACCCACTGGTTCTGGAGCGCGGCTGCGAGGAGTACGGAATCATGTGCCCTTTGGAAGAGGTCCAGTCTGCTGCCGTCTACCGAGAGATCATAGACAGCAAGATCCGCGA GGAACTGGAGCTCCTGTTTTTGGGACATGTCCCCTCCCAGCAGATGGAGCTGCGGCTAAGGGAGGGATACGATAGCGCCAGCACAGCTCCCCGCAGCACCGAGGGCTCCCTCTCTGAGGACGTGTTCACCGAATCAGAGCTCTCGCCCATCCGCGAGGAGCTCCAGTCAACTGAGGAGCTTCATCAGGACGACAAGTCCTCAGGAGCCTCCACAGAATCTGTCCAGACCGTTAGTCAGGCACCACAGACAGAAGCCATCCAGGGCTCCACCAGCCAGGGCAAAAAGGAGGAGATGCCCAAAACCAAggtagaggaggagaaggaggaggagaggaagaaggaggaagagggagaatcAGCCAGCAACACTGCCCAACCCAAAGCCTCCCTGGGATCCAAACAGCACAGCCAGGAGCAGCCTCCAAGCACACCCACCAGCAGGGACCAGCCGGAGCCGCACTGCCAGGCCGAGGGCACCAGCTCCCGCCCAGGCTCACAGAGCTCAGCCCCAGGGGTATCCAACCCCACAGGCCAGGAGAAAGGCCCCAATGGGGCCAAGCTCAGCAGAGAGGGCACCAGGGATTCAGAGACAGACGTGGAGGAACTTAGAAAGATGTGGAAGAGTCACACTATGCAACAAGCCAAGGAGCAAAGGGAGAATGTACAGCAGACGCAGAGGGAGACGACTTCAGCCAAGGAGAGCCACAGACAGAGCTCAGCAGAGG GGCCCCAAGTCTCCGCGGAGAGACAGAAGTCCAAGCCTTATAAGTTCCTGTGTTTGCGGGTGGGCAAAGCCATGAAGAAGACGTTTGTGTCCAATGCTAGCGCCTCCATGCAGCAGTACGCCCAGCGAGACCGCAAGCACGAGTACTGGTTCGCAGTGCCCCAGGAGAG gtCAGACCacctgtatttgttttttgtccagTGGAGCCCAGATATGTATGGAGAAGGAATGGGAAGCATAAGTGGTGAGCCAGGGTTTATTGTGGTGAAAAGAATCGAAGAATCAGAAACCAGCGAAGAGCAACCAGCAACAGATAATTCAACCAAGGAATGGGAG GTAGTGTCATTGACTGAGTACCACCGCCGGATCGATGCTCTAAACAGTGAAGATCTGCGATCCCTATGCAAACGGCTCCAG ATCACTACCAAGGAAGAAGTCAACTCCAAGCATGGCACATCCATCACAGCCAACCTGGAGCCGGAGACATTTAAACCCAACCTGAACGAGCCCAGCGACCTGCTGGAGCCTGAGCAGATAGAGAAG CTTGCAAAGCACCTCCCTCCCAGAACCATAGGCTACCCGTGGACCCTGGCCTTCAGCACGTCTAAACATGGCATGAGTATAAAGACCCTATACAGGGCCATGCAGGGCCAGGACACTCCTGTCCTCCTGGTCATTAAAGACAGCGATGGTCAG GTGTTTGGTGCATTAGCCTCAGAGCCATTTAAAGTCAGCGAAGGCTTTTATGGGACTGGAGAAACCTTTCTGTTTACGTTCTATCCAGAATTTGAG GTGTACAAATGGACAGGTGATAACATGTTCTTCATCAAAGGAGACATGGACTCCTTAGCTTTTGGAGGAGGAAG cggCGAATTTGGTATTTGGCTGGATGGAGATCTCTACCATGGTAGAAGCCACTCATGTAAAACCTTTGGCAACCCCATGCTTTCCATGAAGGAGGATTTCTTTGTGCAAGACATTGAGATCTGGTCCTTTGAATAA
- the oxr1a gene encoding oxidation resistance protein 1a isoform X1: MDYILSFTGSSARAVRDAISNRIWPAQAREVHFKDYSDSPGSSSESKDTLTSDTGQKKTPEKKDGRRMSFQRPKGTIEYSVESRDTLNSIALKFDTTPNELVQLNKLFSRAVVPGQVLYVPDPEYVSSVGSSPSLSPISPLSPTSSEADLEKVTDSDGVPRSDAPPPPAFTALRPSRVVSSTSEEEEALTEKFLKINCKYITDGKGAVSGVLLVTPNNIMFDPHRTDPLVLERGCEEYGIMCPLEEVQSAAVYREIIDSKIRESVSQELELLFLGHVPSQQMELRLREGYDSASTAPRSTEGSLSEDVFTESELSPIREELQSTEELHQDDKSSGASTESVQTVSQAPQTEAIQGSTSQGKKEEMPKTKVEEEKEEERKKEEEGESASNTAQPKASLGSKQHSQEQPPSTPTSRDQPEPHCQAEGTSSRPGSQSSAPGVSNPTGQEKGPNGAKLSREGTRDSETDVEELRKMWKSHTMQQAKEQRENVQQTQRETTSAKESHRQSSAEGPQVSAERQKSKPYKFLCLRVGKAMKKTFVSNASASMQQYAQRDRKHEYWFAVPQERSDHLYLFFVQWSPDMYGEGMGSISGEPGFIVVKRIEESETSEEQPATDNSTKEWEVVSLTEYHRRIDALNSEDLRSLCKRLQITTKEEVNSKHGTSITANLEPETFKPNLNEPSDLLEPEQIEKLAKHLPPRTIGYPWTLAFSTSKHGMSIKTLYRAMQGQDTPVLLVIKDSDGQVFGALASEPFKVSEGFYGTGETFLFTFYPEFEVYKWTGDNMFFIKGDMDSLAFGGGSGEFGIWLDGDLYHGRSHSCKTFGNPMLSMKEDFFVQDIEIWSFE, translated from the exons ACACCGGCCAGAAGAAGACTCCGGAGAAGAAGGATGGACGTCGCATGTCGTTCCAGAGACCCAAGGGGACCATCGAGTATTCC GTGGAATCGCGGGACACTCTGAACAGCATTGCACTGAAGTTTGACACCACCCCCAATGAGCTTGTTCAGCTAAACAAACTCTTCTCCAGAGCGGTGGTCCCTGGCCAG GTTCTATATGTTCCTGACCCTGAGTATGTCTCCAGTGTGGGCAGCTCACCCTCCCTCAGTCCCATCAGCCCCCTGTCTCCCACTTCCTCTGAAGCCGACCTAGAGAAGGTGACG gaTTCTGATGGCGTTCCTCGTTCCGACGCCCCGCCGCCTCCGGCGTTCACCGCCCTGCGACCCTCCCGTGTGGTCTCATCCACCTCGGAGGAAGAGGAAGCGTTGACGGAGAAGTTCCTTAAAATCAACTGCAAGTACATCACAGATGGcaag GGTGCAGTCAGTGGGGTGCTACTGGTGACGCCAAACAACATCATGTTTGACCCTCACCGGACCGACCCACTGGTTCTGGAGCGCGGCTGCGAGGAGTACGGAATCATGTGCCCTTTGGAAGAGGTCCAGTCTGCTGCCGTCTACCGAGAGATCATAGACAGCAAGATCCGCGAGTCTGTGTCCCA GGAACTGGAGCTCCTGTTTTTGGGACATGTCCCCTCCCAGCAGATGGAGCTGCGGCTAAGGGAGGGATACGATAGCGCCAGCACAGCTCCCCGCAGCACCGAGGGCTCCCTCTCTGAGGACGTGTTCACCGAATCAGAGCTCTCGCCCATCCGCGAGGAGCTCCAGTCAACTGAGGAGCTTCATCAGGACGACAAGTCCTCAGGAGCCTCCACAGAATCTGTCCAGACCGTTAGTCAGGCACCACAGACAGAAGCCATCCAGGGCTCCACCAGCCAGGGCAAAAAGGAGGAGATGCCCAAAACCAAggtagaggaggagaaggaggaggagaggaagaaggaggaagagggagaatcAGCCAGCAACACTGCCCAACCCAAAGCCTCCCTGGGATCCAAACAGCACAGCCAGGAGCAGCCTCCAAGCACACCCACCAGCAGGGACCAGCCGGAGCCGCACTGCCAGGCCGAGGGCACCAGCTCCCGCCCAGGCTCACAGAGCTCAGCCCCAGGGGTATCCAACCCCACAGGCCAGGAGAAAGGCCCCAATGGGGCCAAGCTCAGCAGAGAGGGCACCAGGGATTCAGAGACAGACGTGGAGGAACTTAGAAAGATGTGGAAGAGTCACACTATGCAACAAGCCAAGGAGCAAAGGGAGAATGTACAGCAGACGCAGAGGGAGACGACTTCAGCCAAGGAGAGCCACAGACAGAGCTCAGCAGAGG GGCCCCAAGTCTCCGCGGAGAGACAGAAGTCCAAGCCTTATAAGTTCCTGTGTTTGCGGGTGGGCAAAGCCATGAAGAAGACGTTTGTGTCCAATGCTAGCGCCTCCATGCAGCAGTACGCCCAGCGAGACCGCAAGCACGAGTACTGGTTCGCAGTGCCCCAGGAGAG gtCAGACCacctgtatttgttttttgtccagTGGAGCCCAGATATGTATGGAGAAGGAATGGGAAGCATAAGTGGTGAGCCAGGGTTTATTGTGGTGAAAAGAATCGAAGAATCAGAAACCAGCGAAGAGCAACCAGCAACAGATAATTCAACCAAGGAATGGGAG GTAGTGTCATTGACTGAGTACCACCGCCGGATCGATGCTCTAAACAGTGAAGATCTGCGATCCCTATGCAAACGGCTCCAG ATCACTACCAAGGAAGAAGTCAACTCCAAGCATGGCACATCCATCACAGCCAACCTGGAGCCGGAGACATTTAAACCCAACCTGAACGAGCCCAGCGACCTGCTGGAGCCTGAGCAGATAGAGAAG CTTGCAAAGCACCTCCCTCCCAGAACCATAGGCTACCCGTGGACCCTGGCCTTCAGCACGTCTAAACATGGCATGAGTATAAAGACCCTATACAGGGCCATGCAGGGCCAGGACACTCCTGTCCTCCTGGTCATTAAAGACAGCGATGGTCAG GTGTTTGGTGCATTAGCCTCAGAGCCATTTAAAGTCAGCGAAGGCTTTTATGGGACTGGAGAAACCTTTCTGTTTACGTTCTATCCAGAATTTGAG GTGTACAAATGGACAGGTGATAACATGTTCTTCATCAAAGGAGACATGGACTCCTTAGCTTTTGGAGGAGGAAG cggCGAATTTGGTATTTGGCTGGATGGAGATCTCTACCATGGTAGAAGCCACTCATGTAAAACCTTTGGCAACCCCATGCTTTCCATGAAGGAGGATTTCTTTGTGCAAGACATTGAGATCTGGTCCTTTGAATAA
- the oxr1a gene encoding oxidation resistance protein 1a isoform X2: MDYILSFTGSSARAVRDAISNRIWPAQAREVHFKDYSDSPGSSSESKDTLTSDTGQKKTPEKKDGRRMSFQRPKGTIEYSVESRDTLNSIALKFDTTPNELVQLNKLFSRAVVPGQVLYVPDPEYVSSVGSSPSLSPISPLSPTSSEADLEKDSDGVPRSDAPPPPAFTALRPSRVVSSTSEEEEALTEKFLKINCKYITDGKGAVSGVLLVTPNNIMFDPHRTDPLVLERGCEEYGIMCPLEEVQSAAVYREIIDSKIRESVSQELELLFLGHVPSQQMELRLREGYDSASTAPRSTEGSLSEDVFTESELSPIREELQSTEELHQDDKSSGASTESVQTVSQAPQTEAIQGSTSQGKKEEMPKTKVEEEKEEERKKEEEGESASNTAQPKASLGSKQHSQEQPPSTPTSRDQPEPHCQAEGTSSRPGSQSSAPGVSNPTGQEKGPNGAKLSREGTRDSETDVEELRKMWKSHTMQQAKEQRENVQQTQRETTSAKESHRQSSAEGPQVSAERQKSKPYKFLCLRVGKAMKKTFVSNASASMQQYAQRDRKHEYWFAVPQERSDHLYLFFVQWSPDMYGEGMGSISGEPGFIVVKRIEESETSEEQPATDNSTKEWEVVSLTEYHRRIDALNSEDLRSLCKRLQITTKEEVNSKHGTSITANLEPETFKPNLNEPSDLLEPEQIEKLAKHLPPRTIGYPWTLAFSTSKHGMSIKTLYRAMQGQDTPVLLVIKDSDGQVFGALASEPFKVSEGFYGTGETFLFTFYPEFEVYKWTGDNMFFIKGDMDSLAFGGGSGEFGIWLDGDLYHGRSHSCKTFGNPMLSMKEDFFVQDIEIWSFE, from the exons ACACCGGCCAGAAGAAGACTCCGGAGAAGAAGGATGGACGTCGCATGTCGTTCCAGAGACCCAAGGGGACCATCGAGTATTCC GTGGAATCGCGGGACACTCTGAACAGCATTGCACTGAAGTTTGACACCACCCCCAATGAGCTTGTTCAGCTAAACAAACTCTTCTCCAGAGCGGTGGTCCCTGGCCAG GTTCTATATGTTCCTGACCCTGAGTATGTCTCCAGTGTGGGCAGCTCACCCTCCCTCAGTCCCATCAGCCCCCTGTCTCCCACTTCCTCTGAAGCCGACCTAGAGAAG gaTTCTGATGGCGTTCCTCGTTCCGACGCCCCGCCGCCTCCGGCGTTCACCGCCCTGCGACCCTCCCGTGTGGTCTCATCCACCTCGGAGGAAGAGGAAGCGTTGACGGAGAAGTTCCTTAAAATCAACTGCAAGTACATCACAGATGGcaag GGTGCAGTCAGTGGGGTGCTACTGGTGACGCCAAACAACATCATGTTTGACCCTCACCGGACCGACCCACTGGTTCTGGAGCGCGGCTGCGAGGAGTACGGAATCATGTGCCCTTTGGAAGAGGTCCAGTCTGCTGCCGTCTACCGAGAGATCATAGACAGCAAGATCCGCGAGTCTGTGTCCCA GGAACTGGAGCTCCTGTTTTTGGGACATGTCCCCTCCCAGCAGATGGAGCTGCGGCTAAGGGAGGGATACGATAGCGCCAGCACAGCTCCCCGCAGCACCGAGGGCTCCCTCTCTGAGGACGTGTTCACCGAATCAGAGCTCTCGCCCATCCGCGAGGAGCTCCAGTCAACTGAGGAGCTTCATCAGGACGACAAGTCCTCAGGAGCCTCCACAGAATCTGTCCAGACCGTTAGTCAGGCACCACAGACAGAAGCCATCCAGGGCTCCACCAGCCAGGGCAAAAAGGAGGAGATGCCCAAAACCAAggtagaggaggagaaggaggaggagaggaagaaggaggaagagggagaatcAGCCAGCAACACTGCCCAACCCAAAGCCTCCCTGGGATCCAAACAGCACAGCCAGGAGCAGCCTCCAAGCACACCCACCAGCAGGGACCAGCCGGAGCCGCACTGCCAGGCCGAGGGCACCAGCTCCCGCCCAGGCTCACAGAGCTCAGCCCCAGGGGTATCCAACCCCACAGGCCAGGAGAAAGGCCCCAATGGGGCCAAGCTCAGCAGAGAGGGCACCAGGGATTCAGAGACAGACGTGGAGGAACTTAGAAAGATGTGGAAGAGTCACACTATGCAACAAGCCAAGGAGCAAAGGGAGAATGTACAGCAGACGCAGAGGGAGACGACTTCAGCCAAGGAGAGCCACAGACAGAGCTCAGCAGAGG GGCCCCAAGTCTCCGCGGAGAGACAGAAGTCCAAGCCTTATAAGTTCCTGTGTTTGCGGGTGGGCAAAGCCATGAAGAAGACGTTTGTGTCCAATGCTAGCGCCTCCATGCAGCAGTACGCCCAGCGAGACCGCAAGCACGAGTACTGGTTCGCAGTGCCCCAGGAGAG gtCAGACCacctgtatttgttttttgtccagTGGAGCCCAGATATGTATGGAGAAGGAATGGGAAGCATAAGTGGTGAGCCAGGGTTTATTGTGGTGAAAAGAATCGAAGAATCAGAAACCAGCGAAGAGCAACCAGCAACAGATAATTCAACCAAGGAATGGGAG GTAGTGTCATTGACTGAGTACCACCGCCGGATCGATGCTCTAAACAGTGAAGATCTGCGATCCCTATGCAAACGGCTCCAG ATCACTACCAAGGAAGAAGTCAACTCCAAGCATGGCACATCCATCACAGCCAACCTGGAGCCGGAGACATTTAAACCCAACCTGAACGAGCCCAGCGACCTGCTGGAGCCTGAGCAGATAGAGAAG CTTGCAAAGCACCTCCCTCCCAGAACCATAGGCTACCCGTGGACCCTGGCCTTCAGCACGTCTAAACATGGCATGAGTATAAAGACCCTATACAGGGCCATGCAGGGCCAGGACACTCCTGTCCTCCTGGTCATTAAAGACAGCGATGGTCAG GTGTTTGGTGCATTAGCCTCAGAGCCATTTAAAGTCAGCGAAGGCTTTTATGGGACTGGAGAAACCTTTCTGTTTACGTTCTATCCAGAATTTGAG GTGTACAAATGGACAGGTGATAACATGTTCTTCATCAAAGGAGACATGGACTCCTTAGCTTTTGGAGGAGGAAG cggCGAATTTGGTATTTGGCTGGATGGAGATCTCTACCATGGTAGAAGCCACTCATGTAAAACCTTTGGCAACCCCATGCTTTCCATGAAGGAGGATTTCTTTGTGCAAGACATTGAGATCTGGTCCTTTGAATAA